ACTCTGACTCAGCACGAACTCGACTCATGAGTGACAACACGTTATCTACACGTGCGAACTTCAGTAACGGTCGGCTAACACGTGTCACTATCTTGTAGTAAACAATGAATGTCCCAGATTTAATCCCCTTTTGTAACGGTCATATCCTCTTTCAGCCTGTATAAAAACCAATGATCATACCCAAGTTCACCCAAATCATCAAAAAGAAACCAACTACACACATAGTCATGAGCAAAAGTATGATACATTCTCCTAGTAGTAGtagaaacaacaacatcaagGCTAGTGAAGAGAACCAACCAAATCTATGTTCAATCTGTGATGTAGGAAGCCATGAATCAAAGGTTTGTCCTTGGATGTATTCTAGGTGTAAACACATACCTTGTAATGGCATAAGGCAATTACTCAGATCAAAGACAACTGAAACAGAAGGTGAAATATTTTTCAAGTGCTCAAATCCTACCTGCACATACTTTGAATGGTTTTCTTTAGCCATTCATGCAGTCAGATGTGTTGATATCAAGCTTCCATTTAAGATTTGTTGCTTTGCTTGTGGAGAAGCTGGTCACTCCTACAACAAATGTCCACTGCACAATCTACAATGCTTCAAAGATCACTGCAAATCAGAAATGAAACTGAAATTATGTAAGAATAATCACAACTTCAACATAGCTTATCTTACCTGCACATATTGGGAAGCTTTCAGATGGGTTTCTGATCACATAGTCATTGCTGCAAGAGAAAGTGTTATGCATTCAAGTATTCATGTCAAAGAAATATGTAAGGAAGTGAACAAAAAGCTTACAATGTAATCTGAAGtactttaaactaataaacttgaTTAATATGAAAAAGTACTTCAAATCCATATTGTTTTGTCATCCATAAACAAGTTCAGACACCTAAAAGCAGTTGAAACAAAAGACAAACACTGCAAGAAAGGATCACAGATCCAACAAAAAAGCAAAATAGACACACACATTACTTCTTCTTTGCATTTTTCTTTCCCTGCTTTCCCTTACCCTGTGTAACAGTAGCAATATTCTGAGCCACATATCCAATACCAGCAAAAGCTTGACTGAAACTTTGTGTGTTACTAGGCCCTGCAGATCTTTGAGTGTTTGGTACTGGAGGTGGTTTTCCATGTGAGGATGTTCTTGCAGAGGACTCACCAACATATGATGATTTACCTTTATTCTTTGCTTTTCCCCTTGCAGTGCTAGTTTCAGCTCCATCTATGTTTGTGAAAGTGAAGTTTGTAGCATCACACTCAGTTCTTGGCCTATATCCAGTTTGATTCttaccaacatcaccaccttTACAAGTTCTCTTGTTGTGACCTTATGTAGATCCACACTGAGTacacttccttttcttcttctcagtttGAGGTTCATCATAACTTCTTCTCCTCTTTGAATGAGGTCTGCCAGGCTTTCTTTGGCTGGGAGGGTGTAGTATCTTGTTTTCCATTGGTGGCTGcaacaagaaacaaagaaaagaaaagttcagagaagaaagaagagatgagatGAGAACTGATGAAACCCTAAAGTGtttttaaatagaaaataaagttAAAGTTTAAAGTAACTGCACAACAACCCATAAAGTATATAATAGTACCTCTGGATAGTCAGAAATGTCTTCCAATGGAAAAACATTTGGAGCATATATGGTCCTATAATAATCCACTGAATAGTAAGGAGAGCAATAACTGtcaaaaaaaatgtaaataaTATTGTTAGAATATTCCCTTTAATGTTAAATGCCACAATAAATGCTAAGATGAAGACATAATACATACTCAGCCCAATTTGGTGAGAATGTCTTCAATGAAGACACAACATGTTGACAGGGGAATCCCCTAAACTGCCACTGCAAACAAGTGCAATTCTTCTCTATAAAATTCACTGTGAATATTTTTTTCTGGTGGACCTGTTGGTGACCAAATAAACCTCCCCAACCACACTAGCCTGAACATGAAATTTTTCACTAATGGCAAGCATTTTTTTGATAAGGTCCTTAGCTTTAGGAACCAAATCTCCAGATTTCCACTTTGTACATTGTTCCCTTCTCTTTGTAAACATTTTCATCACCAACTCACCATACAACATGCCAAGAATAACTATAGGTTTATCTCTCAGTTCAGTAGCCATTGAATTAAAAGATTCAGAAAAAATTTTATTGAGATGCTCACAACAACTAATGGGATCAAAAAAATCCCTAGCCCAATTCTGGTAACCTTGTTTCATAAGATACTCTGCAGCTTTAGCATTTTCTTGGTACATAACAGTCATATGTTCCTACATTACCCATTTGTAAATTAGTATGTATTTACATTACCCTAGAAATGAATACAAGCAAATTTAAAAGAAACAAACCTCAAAATGCTTTATCTTGTAGGCTTTGGAAGCATTCCACATTGAGCTGTGCAATGTGGGGGACTTATAAGTTTTCTTGAAATTCTTGTAATTGTGCCTGCAACATAATTCACACACAGACAAAATGTAAAATTAATCATTGTAAATAAAGAAGTTATTATACAACAACAAATTTAAAAGTAAGATAATTACCTCCAACAATATCTATGGGGCATACCAGGAAACACCTATGCAACTGCTTCCATCAAACCTTTCTGCTGATCTGATATGAAAGTGACTTTTCCAGAATGATGAGCTAAGATTCCTGGTGCCAAATCTTTGAGGAATATTAACCAGTTTTCTTTGGTTTCACTTCTAGCCACTCCAATACCTAGAGGCACTAATCTATTCTCACCATCAAGTGTTGTTGCAGCCATTAAGACACCACCCCACTTGCCAGTAAGATGGCATGCCTCAAACCCTACAACACATCTGCAAGACTCCTGAAAGGCTTTCATTGGTGCAACAAATGATATTGTCATAGTCTCAAACTTGAAATATGCATATGCAGGTTTCAACATCAGttctttcacaaaaaaaaagtaccaatacaaaataaagaagaatacaaaactgaaattaaaagaacCTACCTTTTCTTCCATATGTAAACTTGGCAACAGATCCTGGGTTAGTTTTGGCCACCATTGAACAGAACTTAGGTACATCAGCATAACTTTCTTTATAATCTCCAAAAAATTCCTCTAGAACCAGATTCCTAGCTTTCCATGCACAAATATAGGGAATGTTGATGTTGTGAGTACCTGCGAAGTTTT
This is a stretch of genomic DNA from Papaver somniferum cultivar HN1 chromosome 1, ASM357369v1, whole genome shotgun sequence. It encodes these proteins:
- the LOC113272772 gene encoding uncharacterized protein LOC113272772, which translates into the protein MVAKTNPGSVAKFTYGRKELMLKPAYAYFKFETMTISFVAPMKAFQESCRCVVGFEACHLTGKWGGVLMAATTLDGENRLVPLGIGVARSETKENWHNYKNFKKTYKSPTLHSSMWNASKAYKIKHFEEHMTVMYQENAKAAEYLMKQGYQNWARDFFDPISCCEHLNKIFSESFNSMATELRDKPIVILGMLYGELVMKMFTKRREQCTKWKSGDLVPKAKDLIKKMLAISEKFHVQASVVGEWQFRGFPCQHVVSSLKTFSPNWADYCSPYYSVDYYRTIYAPNVFPLEDISDYPEPPMENKILHPPSQRKPGRPHSKRRRSYDEPQTEKKKRKCGDVGKNQTGYRPRTECDATNFTFTNIDGAETSTARGKAKNKGKSSYVGESSARTSSHGKPPPVPNTQRSAGPSNTQSFSQAFAGIGYVAQNIATVTQGKGKQGKKNAKKK